The Vanessa cardui chromosome 27, ilVanCard2.1, whole genome shotgun sequence region CAAATGTGTCTGGCAACCCTAGactctttcattttatttcattatatataatccaCACGTGTGACAATGAATAatctttatcatattaatagtccttaaaatgaaatgaatatagtatCGATTTCAATGGCAGGAGGACTCAAGATAAGAATAACTTTGATCTTGAATAAACATGACATAATTGGTCGAGttctaaaataatcttaaagtATAAATCCTTGAAATCTTGAAAAACTATGGTGTAATGTACTGTAAGTCTTTGTAAAGTTACTTTATTGTCACTCCCCTTGCCTTTTAAATAtccaacatatatatattaatttgaaacagctacatatatagtatctatgattaaataaacaacaacaatttattcctaaaaagttaaagtttaatttcatcTATTTCCAGCCTACAGCGACACTGTACGGGGACCCATTGGACCCGGATAACCCTTCCAAGGACGGAATGTTTGAGCACGAACTGGACGAGAGGACTAGGTAAGAATAAgcatacaatacatatatgtatttcttcAACTGATATGATGGATTGGttgtatatagtattatatttactcAACTGATATGATGGATTGGTTGTATAtacctacttggtggtagggctttgtgcaagcccgtctgggtaggtaccacccactcatcagttattctaccgccaaacaatagtattcagtattgttgtgttccggtctgaagggtgagtgagccagtgtaactacaggcacaagggacataacatcttagttcccaaggttggtggcacattgacgatgtaaggaatagttaataattcttacagcgtcaatgtctatgggcgatggtgaccacttaccatcaggtggcccatatgctcgtccgccaacctataccataaaaaaaaaaaaaaacttgtaatcaAAATGTTTCCCTGATAGTATATATAATGAGTGCGGTCCGCTAAGGAGTGTAATGGCGACGGTCCGGTGCGCAGGTACACGCTGACGTCGGTGACGCGACCGTTCCCGCAGTGCGTGGGCTTCGCGCGGCGGCGCGtggggcgcggcgggcgcgtgcTTCTCGACCGACGCGCCTCGCCGCTCGACACGCTGTGGCCGCGCCTGCCCTTCCGACACGCGCGCGCCAGCGACGAGCGCGAGCGCCGCGACGAGGAGGTacgcacacagacacacacacacacacacgcacacacccTCCGCCACGCGCGCGCCAGCGACGAGCGCGAGCGCCGCGACGAGGAggtacgcacgcacacacacacacgcacacccTCCGCCACGCGCGCGccgcacacgcacacatacacacagacaTACGCGCGCCGTGACGAGTAGACCCACACACCCACGCACACGCAAgctcacgcacgcacacgcgaCAGTGACGACGAGGCGTTACGTGCGCGTATGCACACAGACACACGTTACGTACGCGTATGCACACAGACACATGTTTCATACGCGTATGCACACAGACACACGTTACGTACACGTATCCACACAGACACACGTTGCGTATGCGTATGCACACAGACACACGTTGCGTACGCGTATGCACACAGACACACGTTACGTACGCGTATGCACACAGACACACGTTGCGTACGCGTATGCACACAGACACATGTTTCATACGCGTATGCACACAGACACACGTTACGTACACGTATCCACACAGACACACGTTGCGTATGCGTATGCACACAGACACACGTTGCGTACGCGTATGCACACAGACACACGTTGCGTACGCGTATGCACACAGACACACGTTACGTACGCGTATGCACACAGACACATGTTTCATACGCGTATGCACACAGACACACGTTACGTACACGTATGCACACAGACACACGTTGCGTACGCGTATGCACACAGACACACGTTACGTACGCGTATGCACACAGACACATGTTTCATACGCGTATGCACACAGACACACGTTACGTACACGTATCCACACAGACACACGTTGCGTATGCGTATGCACACAGACACACGTTGCGTACGCGTATGCACACAGACACACGTTACGTACGCGTATGCACACAGACACACGTTGCGTACGCGTATGCACACAGACACATGTTTCATACGCGTATGCACACAGACACACGTTACGTACACGTATCCACACAGACACACGTTGCGTATGCGTATGCACACAGACACACGTTGCGTACGCGTATGCACACAGACACACGTTACGTACGCGTATGCACACAGACACACGTTGCGTACGCGTATGCACACAGACACACGTTGCGTACGCGTATGCACACAGACACACGTTACGTACGCGTATGCACACAGACACATGTTTCATACGCGTATGCACACAGACACACGTTACGTACACGTATCCACACAGACACACGTTGCGTATGCGTATGCACACAGACACACGTTGCGTACGCGTATGCACACAGACACACGTTACGTACGCGTATGCACACAGACACACGTTACGTACACGTATCCACACAGACACACGTTGCGTATGCGTATGCACACAGACACACGTTGCGTACGCGTATGCACACAGACACACGTTACGTACGCGTATGCACACAGACACACGTTACGTACGCGTATGCACACAGACACACGTTGCGTACGCGTAGGAACATACTGAAGTGTACACAAACGCACGCGCGGGCGGCAAGGAGTACATGCACACAAACGGAGATAGCAAGATGAGGTGTACACAGTCACATGAACGCACACACATTTCTATATGCAACTTGTGCCTAGCTGCGTGAAAagggatttttatattttcagaagaaaagtatttgttatgcatttctatataacaataatataaagataaaaaacgtTATTATATTGAGCAAGTTAGAAGTGCTTCTACATGTATCGTCTTCTTCACAGGTGGACCTGGAAACCAAACCTCACAGGACTCCGAAGGAGATGACGAGAGACTACCACACGGGAGGGAAGTACCCTTGGCGACATGCGTTCCGACGACATTTGGCCGAGAACCCCCACCTGTGGACCGTTCCCGTCAAGTCGGACGTCGACGACGTCAAACTAGACTTGGGCGACGTCAAGCTCGACGTCACGGACGTGAAGATAGACGTCGACGACGTGAAGCTCGACGTCGACGACGTGAAGCTGGAACCAATGGATGTGGACAGTGATTCGAAACTGTTACCGGACCTGAGTGATAGTGTTACAGATAGTGTTAGTGATCGAGCGAGAACTATAGACAGTTTTGTGAGGGGTAACCTCGAGAGGGTCATAAGAAAGAGATCTTGGAGCGGCTGCAGCGACAGCAGTTACGACTCCGATGAGAGTTTGCAGCCCGTTGAGAGGGAGTTTGAGAAGTTCATCAATGAAGTCAATAAGAAATGGTGAGGCTGtacttaaataacattattacttAGTAAACTTCAATTTATTCATCTAATGTGTATCTGCTAAGGCTGCAGATCTTGAGGTCCTGGGATCATTCTCCaggtcatttttaataaatatcaatatcggAAAGTTTACACATCAATCGGTTTTTACTGTAATGTTTGCtcgttataaaataagaataagttATTATAGGCATTACCTTTACGTAtggagtgttttttttatggtatagtttggtgcagtcgagatggcccagtggttagaacgcgtgcatcttaaccgatgattgcgggttcaaacccaggcaagcaccgctgattcatgtgctaaatttgtctttataattcatctcgtgctcggcggcggtgaaggaaaacatcgtgaggaaacctgcatgtaacaaatttcatagaaattctgccacatgtgtattccaccgacccgcattggaacagcgtggtggaatatgttccaaaccttctcctctaagggagaggaggcctttagcccagcagtgggaatttacaggctgctgttgaaTTGGtggacgtgcatatgggccacctgatggtaagtggtcaccatcacccatagacattgaagctgtaagaaatattaactattccttacatcattaatgggccatcaaccttgggaactaagatgtagtTGTTTAAAGGGCAGGGAAACTAAAGACCACACACACAGACCAGACCAGAAAATTCCACCCAATTTGCCAATCACTTACTTTCTTGATTAATGTTTGCTTATTCTACTTAAACAATATTCAGATCTCAAACAATTTTGTCATGTAAATGTACAGTCGGTTGATATGTTCATGAGGTGATAAATTAATCTTGTAAGCTCACTCAAGCGTTTttgatcataaataaacaaaaatgtttcaatatataatagcacataattatattttttaatgaagtgTATGTAAATGTCTTGTTacctttaaaatcaaaatcaaaatatactttattcaagtgggctttttcaagcacttttgtatcgtcatataacaattaagtgaagctaccaccggttcggaaagtagattctaccgagaagaaccggcaagaaactcagtagttactctttttcaacatttaaaaaaaaaaagtacagtcatgttagttgatacgattatttaaattaatacatcctgcctggaagtcaacaggtaaatgaatctaatattaatttcagGTTACACTTCCGACCAAAAACACCGCCGCCCTCGCCGCCCTACGTGGAGAAACCATCGGACGACCAGTTGCCGATCGCCTTCGACACGCCGATAGCCGTGGAGCTCACGCTGGAGCCGCCCTCGGGGGCGCTGGACACCTTCACCACCACCGAATTCACCCTCGGCGACCTCTACGGAGACATCAACCCGGAACTGGACAACAGCGGCAGTCTCGACATCAGCGGCGACGATTTGCTAACGGAAAACTTCACAGgtctgtttaaataaaactaattataacggatgaatcgcgtatattaattatttttaaacatcccgacgtttcgagcactttgcagtgccggtcacgggtagactaagatgacatttgtctatttgaagaacaaaggaaatattattaacaactaccgccaacgatttctcaattgatatcttgagtaacgttccggttgcacgcagaaggcactaactgtatctttaggtcttgcagtctgttggatttgggatttcaaatttttaataagtggatcccaggtgttagaaagtctccaaccatcttctctattgaagttcggatgtttttgaatttcaatagcctcgcgtatcattctaggaatgaatctgtgttctctagcgaggatctgtggtttatcaaatcggataaaacggttgggtttatccagagcatgttcacagactgcagacttagaggaacgcctatttttgacatctcctatatgttccttgaccctggtaccgatacttctctttgtttggcctatgtaagataaaccacattCACAGGTCTGACCGAAGCACAAGTCGAGAGCATCCTCTCGGAGACCGATCTCAAAGCGCTCGCGGACGTCGACCTCACCAGGGACGACAAGAAGATGGCGATCACGGACGACCTCCTCGACGAACTAGTGAAGGACGTCGACGCGAaggattcttttttattacacGGCCAGAGCACGGAGGGGCGTGCCGGCTCTGGCCAGCGGAGGAGACGGGCGGAACAATTCGGTTCGAGCGTCGTGCACGTCACCGGGCCGGTTAGGGAGCCGGTTTACGTGGATAGGGTCGTCCCGCCGGACGAAGCGCCCAGGGAGGTGAAGAGGCCGGTCGTCAAGTCGCCGGTGCCGACCTCGAGGATCATCGTCGAGGAGGTCAACGAGGTGCCGCAGGTCAAGGTCGAGAGGAGGAGGAAGGAGGGCCCGGAGGGGGCCCAGGTCGCGCACGGGCCCCAGCTGAAGACGGTGCAGACGAAGCACTCGCCGCTGAAGAAGCACGTCGTCACGTCGGCGCACCGGCGCGGTGACGTCACGCTCGTCACGTCCGAGGCGTCGCAGCCGCAAATTGTCACGGTCGCCGTCTCCGACAGTCTCAAGGTAGCgctttaaatttgatttgaagtaGTGTGGGAGATTCCCGTAACTCGAATTAAACTTAGACGAGACAAgaatgtaaattcccactgctgggctaaaggcctcctctccctttgaggagaaggtttggaacatattccaccacgctgttccaatgcgggttggtggaatacacatgtggcagaatttcaatgaaattttgtaacatgcaggtttcctcacgatgttttccttcaccactgagcacgagatgaattctaaacacaaattaagcacatgaatcagcggtgcctgcctgggtttgaacccgcaatcatcggttaagatgcacgcgttctaaccactgggccatctcgactccgaaTGAAACTTACAAtttcaaaaaatgttaaatcatCAAACATGAAATATTTCTAGGTTCGTCTGCAAAACCAGGGAGCGACGGGTGCGTGTTCCAGCGCAGGGACGGTCGTCGGCTTACTACAGAACGGACCCTTCACCGCTGTCGCTTTACCGATGCATAATGCTCAGCATAGAGAAATCGGTTagtttcaattaattgttaatattatattacaaataagtaATACCAGTAAATGTAACCAATATCTGTAGTATAATGTCTGTGTTCTCCTATAATTGTGAGTGCATAGGTATAGGTTAAGTTTTGTGAATGTATTAGTGTAAGTTTTTTGTGTACTAACGTTGGAgatccttataaaataaaataaaaaaaaataaaaaaaaaaaaaaaaatgcacaaTACTACTACTACTCCTCTGAATTTACACTTTAAAGGATTCCATGATATTATTTCAGGCTCAGCGACCGTTGCGAGCGTGGCAAACGTGGTAACGGCGGGCAGCGCAGGAAAAGTGGCCAGCGTGGCCAACGTGGCCAACGTGGCCAGCGTGGCCAGCGTGGCAAGCGTGGCCGGCGCCGCCCGGCGCGTGTCGGCGCCGCTCGTGCAGCTGGCGCCCGCCGCGCTGGGCCACAAGCCGCTGCAGCTGCACCACCACTCATCCATGGTGGTCGCGCCGCAGATGCACCACGTCACCCCCAGCAAGCTGAAAGTACTCCACGCGCATCCGCTATCGCACTCGCAACGAGCGCAGCTCCTGGCCCAGAACCGCTCGCTGGCTCAGCTGCCGGCTGTGGTGTCGCTGGCCACCCTCGGCGACGCGAAGCCACCCGCTGCGGCCCTACTAAAAGCAGCGCAGGGCTCCGTGGCTCAGTTCTTCGAAATCAAAAGCGGGCAACTCGGGAAGGGCCCTCATTTGGTGAATGTACTTCGTCAGCCGCCGCCCGTGAAAGCGTCGGTGGCGAGGCTGGACTTCAACGACGCGAAGAAGCGGCAGGTCGTGTTCGATGGCACGCTGAAGGGTAACGTGGCGACGGCGACCAGGCCCCACCGGGTCAGCGTCAGCCTCGACGGCCGGCAGATAGTCCGCGCCGCTCTCCCCGCCGTGCGAGCGCCCCACGTGCGACATCAGATCCAACTGAAAAATCGGACGTTACAAGTGACGGCACCGCTGGCTAGGACCTCGTCGGAGCCCTCGACGAGTATAACGATAGCGCCGACGAAAACGGCGTCTATACCGAGCTCCGTGGTGGCGAATTTGCTGCAGAAAAACGTCCAGTTACCCAAGGGACAGAAGATTGCTATATCGGGACCCGGCGGGCAGGCGCTGTCGGCGAACGTGCAAGCTATTGCCTTCACGACCGCGCAGCTGAAAGCGAGGCAAGGCAGGCTAATAGCCCAGCCGAGACCGACGCCCGTCGCGTGAGTGTCTTTTATTTTAAcgataaaatttatgtaattttattgttttgttaactGTCTTAGATTAAAGCAAAAACAGacctatagtctgttcgcgttaagaatgcagtgagttgtcattgttacccgccccctgaccaatcaaatctttttaacaGAAGGGTAAATATTTGTGTCaaaattcaaacaaattaaatttgttttaaaggctaagtgtaatgaatttaaaaaaaacacattaactagtgtcgtcgttagtgtttataataaaatatttttctgcaGCGAGTTCCATAACATTACCTAAATCCCACATGGCAATTTCTTCTTGTAAGACGTGGTCGCAGCATTTctcgcacttttatttttacaaattggtgtggtattcatttttttttaaatatcagttaataataataaaaaaataatttaaattataataatatcagttaaaaattaattaaatgcacAACCGTCACGTTCGAACTTATGTCTTTACCTGTTCAATGTGAACTTgcctttgtaatttgaaaatatttgattggtcaaaggggccggtgaacaatgacaactcactgcattcttaacgcgaacagactatagtattAAATTAGGGCGTTTTCGATACATTTTCATGATACATGCAAGCTATAAACAAGAATGTGTAATTTCAGCGAGATGGTGGAGGCGTCGACGGCGCCCGCGTCTGCCTCGCCGGCGGCGGCGCTGGCCGACGACGCCGACGACGGGCCCGCCAACGGCGTCCGGCGCCGGCCGGCCGACACGCTGCCAATGGAGGTCACGTGACAACCGGGCCCGTCCAGCGGTCCCGACAGCGTGCCGGCCGGCGGGCCCGACGTCAACGTCACGCTGACGCTGCGCGACGCCGCCGACGACGTTTCCCCCACCGACGTGCAACCCAACATATATCTAGTTCCGACTCACATCGACGCTTCCTCGCTGCCCGTCTTGGTGTTCTAGCGAAAGCCCTAGTTACAGGCACAAGCCGTCGATTCCGTCGAATCGTAGAAACTCTATTGTGCCCTGTATCGGACCTATTGGTgtggattatttaaattataaatttctgattgttataaacaaatacaaacagATTGGAATCATTTCgtctttttatattacaaagtgGATTTTGAGTGTAGTAATCATT contains the following coding sequences:
- the LOC124541261 gene encoding uncharacterized protein LOC124541261 isoform X1; its protein translation is MSKLSFRARALDASKPMPIYLAEELPDLPDYSAINRAVPQMPSGMEKEEESEHHLQRAISGTGLIIPTPEVCQVSDVDFYERCYPPDYKMPKQHIHMQPLWEEQEAPEYDIDSEDERWLKQQRRPELTELKFEQMMDKLERSSGQTVVTLNEAKLLLERHDDLVIAVYDYWLNKRLTTLSKVTFQQHPLVLSVKTESRPGQSTNNPYLAFRRRTEKMQTRKNRKNDESSYEKMLKLRRDLARALTLLELVARRERAKRELVRLTALLAERRYAAGDFANQLLPDPPPRPQYTAVPITTASFRREYTVQHYPPRAPSTPIEPRQREKRPYKRRKHRHHAPAAHPHRDSGVCTSSEEESAPPDDGPFAFRRKPGCYYEMPTATLYGDPLDPDNPSKDGMFEHELDERTRYTLTSVTRPFPQCVGFARRRVGRGGRVLLDRRASPLDTLWPRLPFRHARASDERERRDEEVDLETKPHRTPKEMTRDYHTGGKYPWRHAFRRHLAENPHLWTVPVKSDVDDVKLDLGDVKLDVTDVKIDVDDVKLDVDDVKLEPMDVDSDSKLLPDLSDSVTDSVSDRARTIDSFVRGNLERVIRKRSWSGCSDSSYDSDESLQPVEREFEKFINEVNKKWLHFRPKTPPPSPPYVEKPSDDQLPIAFDTPIAVELTLEPPSGALDTFTTTEFTLGDLYGDINPELDNSGSLDISGDDLLTENFTGLTEAQVESILSETDLKALADVDLTRDDKKMAITDDLLDELVKDVDAKDSFLLHGQSTEGRAGSGQRRRRAEQFGSSVVHVTGPVREPVYVDRVVPPDEAPREVKRPVVKSPVPTSRIIVEEVNEVPQVKVERRRKEGPEGAQVAHGPQLKTVQTKHSPLKKHVVTSAHRRGDVTLVTSEASQPQIVTVAVSDSLKVRLQNQGATGACSSAGTVVGLLQNGPFTAVALPMHNAQHREIGSATVASVANVVTAGSAGKVASVANVANVASVASVASVAGAARRVSAPLVQLAPAALGHKPLQLHHHSSMVVAPQMHHVTPSKLKVLHAHPLSHSQRAQLLAQNRSLAQLPAVVSLATLGDAKPPAAALLKAAQGSVAQFFEIKSGQLGKGPHLVNVLRQPPPVKASVARLDFNDAKKRQVVFDGTLKGNVATATRPHRVSVSLDGRQIVRAALPAVRAPHVRHQIQLKNRTLQVTAPLARTSSEPSTSITIAPTKTASIPSSVVANLLQKNVQLPKGQKIAISGPGGQALSANVQAIAFTTAQLKARQGRLIAQPRPTPVAEMVEASTAPASASPAAALADDADDGPANGVRRRPADTLPMEVT
- the LOC124541261 gene encoding uncharacterized protein LOC124541261 isoform X2, translating into MSKLSFRARALDASKPMPIYLAEELPDLPDYSAINRAVPQMPSGMEKEEESEHHLQRAISGTGLIIPTPEVCQVSDVDFYERCYPPDYKMPKQHIHMQPLWEEQEAPEYDIDSEDERWLKQQRRPELTELKFEQMMDKLERSSGQTVVTLNEAKLLLERHDDLVIAVYDYWLNKRLTTQHPLVLSVKTESRPGQSTNNPYLAFRRRTEKMQTRKNRKNDESSYEKMLKLRRDLARALTLLELVARRERAKRELVRLTALLAERRYAAGDFANQLLPDPPPRPQYTAVPITTASFRREYTVQHYPPRAPSTPIEPRQREKRPYKRRKHRHHAPAAHPHRDSGVCTSSEEESAPPDDGPFAFRRKPGCYYEMPTATLYGDPLDPDNPSKDGMFEHELDERTRYTLTSVTRPFPQCVGFARRRVGRGGRVLLDRRASPLDTLWPRLPFRHARASDERERRDEEVDLETKPHRTPKEMTRDYHTGGKYPWRHAFRRHLAENPHLWTVPVKSDVDDVKLDLGDVKLDVTDVKIDVDDVKLDVDDVKLEPMDVDSDSKLLPDLSDSVTDSVSDRARTIDSFVRGNLERVIRKRSWSGCSDSSYDSDESLQPVEREFEKFINEVNKKWLHFRPKTPPPSPPYVEKPSDDQLPIAFDTPIAVELTLEPPSGALDTFTTTEFTLGDLYGDINPELDNSGSLDISGDDLLTENFTGLTEAQVESILSETDLKALADVDLTRDDKKMAITDDLLDELVKDVDAKDSFLLHGQSTEGRAGSGQRRRRAEQFGSSVVHVTGPVREPVYVDRVVPPDEAPREVKRPVVKSPVPTSRIIVEEVNEVPQVKVERRRKEGPEGAQVAHGPQLKTVQTKHSPLKKHVVTSAHRRGDVTLVTSEASQPQIVTVAVSDSLKVRLQNQGATGACSSAGTVVGLLQNGPFTAVALPMHNAQHREIGSATVASVANVVTAGSAGKVASVANVANVASVASVASVAGAARRVSAPLVQLAPAALGHKPLQLHHHSSMVVAPQMHHVTPSKLKVLHAHPLSHSQRAQLLAQNRSLAQLPAVVSLATLGDAKPPAAALLKAAQGSVAQFFEIKSGQLGKGPHLVNVLRQPPPVKASVARLDFNDAKKRQVVFDGTLKGNVATATRPHRVSVSLDGRQIVRAALPAVRAPHVRHQIQLKNRTLQVTAPLARTSSEPSTSITIAPTKTASIPSSVVANLLQKNVQLPKGQKIAISGPGGQALSANVQAIAFTTAQLKARQGRLIAQPRPTPVAEMVEASTAPASASPAAALADDADDGPANGVRRRPADTLPMEVT